A single genomic interval of Suncus etruscus isolate mSunEtr1 chromosome 12, mSunEtr1.pri.cur, whole genome shotgun sequence harbors:
- the ITPRIPL1 gene encoding inositol 1,4,5-trisphosphate receptor-interacting protein-like 1, with product MAVISLLFLAVMYVVHHPLMVSDRMDLDTLARSRQLQKRMSEEMRHLEMEFEERKRAAEEKQKAENFWKGDPDAEELVLGKKDTGWLFQSSWPGPLGWMLGNLWNAGLFCLFLIFELLRQNMQHEPAYDSSSDEEEEICVVPVTSSKWLAGFPSRDTLEAFHKVHVQNAIRDLPCTCEFVESFVDDLTKACRVLSRREAYPQLEECMGIGAAFEKWGTVGETQQFDVLVPIVPPQGTMFVLEMRDPALGRRCGSVLVESECMCKHEKLLGDVLCLVHHHREQPTLSSMCSSSTKAALCTTSYLDVYKTVQWFQNLVSNAWALVAHKYDFKFSLPPSNTSCNLRLDYRSGRSLSIHLILGVQREDTLVYLVSQAPEQEQLTSVDWPESFAACEHLFLKLVGRFAPENTCHLKCLQIILSLRDTKNLPSGSSLPILTSYHFKTVLMHLLLRLPLTDWQPGMLSQRLQDIFRFLGRGLQQRSLHHFLIGNTFLPLTIPIPKTFRNAEPVNLFQHLVLNSTAHSQAVEEFHSLLTQVKTLPHAHLAETL from the coding sequence ATGGCTGTGATAAGCCTTCTGTTCTTGGCAGTGATGTATGTTGTTCACCACCCCTTGATGGTCAGTGACCGGATGGACCTGGACACGCTTGCCAGAAGCCGGCAACTGCAGAAGCGAATGAGCGAGGAGATGCGCCACTTAGAGATGGAATTTGAAGAGAGGAAGCGAGCTGCTGAGGAGAAGCAGAAAGCGGAGAACTTCTGGAAAGGAGACCCTGATGCGGAGGAATTAGTGCTGGGCAAGAAAGACACGGGTTGGCTCTTCCAATCCAGCTGGCCTGGCCCCCTAGGCTGGATGCTAGGGAACCTGTGGAACGCCGGCCTCTTCTGCCTCTTCCTCATCTTCGAGCTCCTGCGACAGAACATGCAGCATGAGCCAGCCTATGATTCTAGCAGCGACGAGGAGGAAGAAATCTGTGTGGTGCCTGTCACTTCCTCCAAATGGCTGGCCGGCTTCCCTTCCCGGGACACCCTGGAGGCCTTCCATAAAGTGCATGTCCAGAATGCCATCCGGGACCTGCCCTGCACCTGTGAGTTCGTGGAGAGTTTCGTGGATGACCTCACCAAGGCCTGCCGGGTGCTCAGTCGTAGGGAAGCGTACCCACAATTGGAAGAGTGCATGGGCATTGGGGCTGCCTTTGAGAAATGGGGGACTGTCGGTGAGACGCAGCAATTTGATGTCCTGGTGCCCATTGTTCCCCCGCAGGGCACTATGTTTGTGCTGGAGATGAGGGATCCAGCCCTGGGCCGCCGCTGTGGCTCTGTACTGGTGGAGTCGGAATGTATGTGCAAGCATGAGAAACTGCTGGGGGATGTGTTATGCTTGGTACACCATCACAGGGAGCAACCTACTCTctcaagcatgtgctccagctccACCAAGGCAGCGCTGTGCACCACCTCCTACCTTGATGTCTACAAGACCGTTCAGTGGTTCCAAAATCTTGTGAGCAACGCTTGGGCCCTCGTGGCCCACAAGTATGACTTCAAGTTCAGCCTCCCACCATCTAACACCTCTTGCAACCTCCGGCTGGACTATCGCTCAGGCCGCTCGCTCTCAATCCACTTGATTTTAGGGGTGCAGAGAGAAGATACCTTGGTGTACCTGGTGAGTCAGGCTCCCGAACAGGAACAGCTCACCAGTGTGGACTGGCCTGAGTCCTTTGCAGCTTGTGAGCACTTATTCCTGAAGCTGGTGGGACGCTTCGCTCCTGAGAACACCTGTCACCTCAAGTGTCTCCAGATTATTCTCAGTCTTCGGGACACAAAGAACTTGCCCTCTGGATCTTCCCTTCCCATCCTCACCTCATACCACTTCAAAACAGTGCTCATGCATCTATTGCTACGACTGCCTCTGACGGACTGGCAGCCTGGTATGCTCTCCCAACGCCTCCAAGACATCTTCCGGTTCTTGGGCCGAGGTCTCCAGCAAAGGTCCCTTCATCATTTCCTCATTGGCAACACCTTTCTGCCCCTAACCATCCCCATCCCTAAGACATTTCGGAATGCTGAGCCAGTCAATCTTTTCCAACACCTGGTGCTCAATTCTACGGCACATTCACAGGCAGTGGAAGAGTTCCACAGCCTACTGACCCAGGTGAAAACTCTGCCTCATGCCCATTTGGCTGAGACACTTTAA